Proteins found in one Actinokineospora alba genomic segment:
- a CDS encoding helix-turn-helix transcriptional regulator, translating into MGVVDDLARARAAFEHREWMAAYEALSEADDAVLTADDFAQLATAAYLVGRTNDCVQAMQRAYQGHVDAGDTLGAARCGFWLSMVLLMSGEPAVAGGWGSRCQRLLDDVPGDVVERGYLLMLAMLRSFFTGDHETAHRLALEVIDYGHRYRDADLLANGLNAQGRLLLYAGRVPEGLALLDEAMIGISTGEVSPVSAGQVYCSMIEACQEVSDYGRAAEWTSVLTTWIDAQPGLVKFTGQCAVHRGQIMRVRGAFTEAVEEFELAAHRYAAAETPGAAGLALAECGDVLRVRGDFAAAEAAYARAAGYGYEPQPGLALLWSARGRGQAAVAAVSRLLGEQRGPVHRSRLLPGAVEVLLAGGDTDQADELSVELAAIAGSFGCPALRAMAGYARGGVLLARGEPAAALPESRIAAQEWQRLSSPYELARCRVLIGRALRELADEQSATTEFAAARQVFHDLGALPAEQEAAHLVAPAAPGGLTAREVEVLRLVAAGRSNPEIAARLVLSEKTVARHLSNIFTKLDVTSRTAAAAFAYENRLV; encoded by the coding sequence ATGGGCGTAGTCGACGACCTGGCGAGAGCCCGCGCGGCTTTCGAGCACCGCGAGTGGATGGCGGCCTACGAGGCGCTGTCCGAAGCGGACGACGCCGTGCTGACCGCCGACGACTTCGCCCAACTCGCCACCGCCGCCTACCTGGTCGGCCGGACGAACGACTGCGTCCAGGCGATGCAGCGCGCCTACCAGGGACATGTGGACGCGGGCGACACGCTCGGGGCCGCCCGCTGCGGGTTCTGGCTCTCCATGGTCCTGCTCATGAGCGGTGAACCGGCGGTCGCGGGCGGCTGGGGAAGCCGCTGCCAGCGCCTGCTCGACGACGTTCCCGGGGACGTCGTGGAGCGCGGCTACCTGCTGATGCTCGCGATGCTGCGGAGCTTCTTCACCGGCGACCACGAGACCGCCCACCGGCTGGCGCTCGAAGTCATCGACTACGGCCACCGGTACCGCGACGCCGACCTGCTGGCCAACGGCCTCAACGCGCAGGGCAGGCTGCTGCTCTACGCGGGCCGCGTCCCCGAGGGCCTGGCGCTGCTCGACGAGGCGATGATCGGGATCTCGACCGGCGAGGTGTCGCCGGTGTCCGCGGGCCAGGTGTACTGCTCGATGATCGAGGCCTGCCAGGAGGTCAGCGACTACGGCCGCGCCGCGGAGTGGACCAGCGTGCTCACCACGTGGATCGACGCGCAGCCCGGCCTGGTCAAGTTCACCGGCCAGTGCGCGGTGCACCGCGGCCAGATCATGCGGGTCCGCGGCGCGTTCACCGAGGCGGTCGAGGAGTTCGAACTCGCCGCGCACCGCTACGCCGCCGCCGAGACACCGGGGGCGGCGGGTCTGGCGCTGGCCGAATGCGGCGACGTCCTGCGGGTCCGCGGTGACTTCGCCGCCGCCGAGGCGGCCTACGCCCGCGCGGCGGGTTACGGGTATGAGCCACAGCCCGGCCTCGCCCTGCTCTGGTCGGCGCGCGGCCGTGGCCAGGCCGCGGTGGCGGCGGTGAGCAGGCTGCTGGGCGAGCAACGCGGCCCGGTGCACCGCTCACGGCTGCTTCCGGGCGCCGTCGAGGTGTTGCTGGCCGGGGGCGACACCGACCAGGCCGACGAACTCAGCGTCGAACTCGCCGCCATCGCCGGGTCGTTCGGCTGCCCCGCGCTGCGCGCCATGGCGGGCTACGCCCGCGGCGGTGTCCTGCTCGCGCGCGGCGAACCCGCCGCGGCGCTGCCGGAATCGCGCATCGCGGCGCAGGAATGGCAGCGACTCAGCTCGCCATACGAGTTGGCCCGGTGCCGCGTGCTCATCGGCCGCGCCCTGCGTGAACTGGCCGACGAACAGTCCGCGACCACGGAGTTCGCCGCCGCCCGCCAGGTCTTCCACGACCTCGGGGCACTCCCCGCCGAACAGGAAGCGGCCCACCTGGTCGCCCCCGCCGCCCCGGGCGGCCTCACCGCGCGCGAGGTCGAGGTGCTGCGGCTGGTCGCGGCCGGACGCAGCAATCCGGAGATCGCTGCCCGGCTGGTGCTGAGCGAGAAGACCGTGGCTCGGCACCTGTCGAACATCTTCACCAAACTCGACGTCACCTCCCGCACCGCGGCCGCGGCCTTCGCCTACGAGAACCGGCTCGTCTGA
- a CDS encoding LppU/SCO3897 family protein — protein sequence MSTDTPTPAPAPHVPAEEPAPKKKSIGVKILSYIVGAIVVAGLVYGFNYFSSDAAQAKAGECASVTGTTTKPDFKVVDCGAAEANYTIGKVLGSTTEKCGGAYDEYTETARKGPDSKLCLVPNLVEGACYEDPTTSKAMGMAKTECKAGAIKVVKKADGVVDEKLCTDSSPLSYTEPKLTLCLTQVESS from the coding sequence ATGAGCACCGACACGCCCACGCCCGCGCCCGCTCCGCACGTTCCCGCGGAGGAGCCCGCGCCGAAGAAGAAGAGCATCGGCGTCAAGATCCTGTCCTACATCGTCGGGGCGATCGTCGTGGCCGGACTCGTCTACGGGTTCAACTACTTCTCCAGTGACGCGGCGCAGGCCAAGGCAGGCGAGTGCGCGAGTGTCACCGGCACCACCACCAAGCCCGACTTCAAGGTCGTCGACTGCGGCGCCGCCGAGGCGAACTACACCATCGGCAAGGTCCTCGGCTCGACCACCGAGAAGTGCGGCGGCGCGTACGACGAGTACACCGAGACCGCGCGCAAGGGCCCGGACTCGAAGCTGTGCCTGGTCCCGAACCTCGTCGAGGGCGCGTGCTACGAGGACCCCACGACGTCCAAGGCCATGGGCATGGCGAAGACCGAGTGCAAGGCGGGCGCCATCAAGGTCGTCAAGAAGGCCGATGGCGTCGTCGACGAGAAGCTGTGCACGGACTCGTCGCCGCTGTCCTACACCGAGCCGAAGCTGACCCTCTGCCTCACGCAGGTCGAATCCTCCTGA
- a CDS encoding AAA family ATPase, protein MSGLDRPVVVAVCGSPGAGKTTVARATARRLGVPFLTRDEIKTGLGLSSASAAEDGGVRFTPDFHVAGGPVSRRAEAAMVDAARLFASARVSFVVESSVLSDKLLAALADARVLAVHVTAREAVIDGRLRARVSAIDRQLASQFQRGEMDPSIFKPPSGVGAVVEVDTSDQEIPDVGPIEAAVNALLR, encoded by the coding sequence ATGTCGGGACTGGATCGGCCGGTGGTCGTCGCGGTGTGCGGAAGCCCTGGGGCCGGGAAGACCACCGTCGCCCGCGCGACGGCGCGCCGCCTCGGGGTGCCGTTCCTGACCCGCGATGAGATCAAGACCGGCCTGGGACTGTCGTCGGCTTCGGCGGCCGAGGACGGCGGCGTCCGGTTCACCCCGGACTTCCACGTCGCGGGCGGTCCGGTGAGCCGGCGGGCCGAGGCGGCGATGGTGGACGCGGCCCGGCTGTTCGCGTCGGCACGGGTGAGCTTCGTCGTGGAGTCATCGGTGTTGTCCGACAAGCTGTTGGCCGCCCTGGCCGACGCCAGAGTGCTCGCCGTTCATGTCACCGCTCGCGAAGCGGTCATCGACGGACGCCTCCGCGCCCGGGTGTCCGCGATCGACCGGCAACTCGCGTCCCAGTTCCAGCGGGGTGAGATGGACCCGTCGATCTTCAAGCCGCCCAGCGGGGTCGGCGCCGTCGTCGAGGTCGACACTTCGGATCAGGAGATCCCGGACGTCGGCCCGATCGAGGCGGCAGTCAACGCTTTGCTTCGGTAA
- the leuA gene encoding 2-isopropylmalate synthase — MSSSDAYSSANSRIRTPSRPIPDGQPAWNPQRGSSMPFHRYRPFPELVEPIDVPDRTWPTKRITKAPLWCAVDLRDGNQALIDPMSPARKRRMFDLLVRMGYKEIEVGFPAASQTDFDFVREIVTEGAIPDDVRIQVLTQARPELIERTFEAVEGAHSAIVHLYNSTSILQRRVVFRQDRDGIKKIATDGAEVVLSFAEKYGDTDFRFEYSPESYTGTELSYAAEVCNAVAGIWQPTPERPMIVNLPATVEMATPNVYADSIEWMHRNLDNRDSLVLSLHPHNDRGTGVAAAELGYLAGADRIEGCLFGNGERTGNVDLVTLGMNLFSQGIDPQIDFSDIDEIRRTVEYCNQLPVAERHPWGGDLVFTAFSGSHQDAINKGFDAMRADADAAGVGVDDHPWEVPYLPIDPKDIGRSYEAVIRVNSQSGKGGVAYVMKTEHQLKLPRRLQIEFSQVIQAVTDSEGGEVSPKEMWDVFAGEYLDRVSPLRLRRSRISDDGEGRDEITATVGVEGEDHEITGAGNGPIAAFVDGLASVGYDVRVLDYSEHALTSGDDARAAAYVECAVGDQVLWGVAIDSSIVTASLRAVVSAVNRAHK, encoded by the coding sequence ATGAGCAGTTCAGACGCCTACTCCTCCGCCAACAGCCGGATCCGGACGCCGTCGCGTCCCATCCCGGACGGCCAGCCCGCGTGGAACCCGCAGCGCGGCAGCTCGATGCCGTTCCACCGGTACCGCCCGTTCCCCGAGCTGGTCGAGCCGATCGACGTACCCGACCGCACCTGGCCCACCAAACGCATCACCAAGGCGCCGCTGTGGTGCGCGGTCGACCTGCGTGACGGCAACCAGGCGCTGATCGACCCGATGTCGCCCGCCCGCAAGCGCCGCATGTTCGACCTGCTGGTGCGCATGGGCTACAAGGAGATCGAGGTCGGCTTCCCGGCCGCGAGCCAGACCGACTTCGACTTCGTCCGCGAGATCGTCACCGAGGGCGCGATCCCCGACGACGTGCGCATCCAGGTCCTCACCCAGGCCCGGCCCGAGCTGATCGAGCGCACCTTCGAGGCCGTCGAGGGCGCGCACAGCGCGATCGTCCACCTGTACAACTCCACGTCGATCCTGCAGCGGCGCGTGGTGTTCCGGCAGGACCGCGACGGCATCAAGAAGATCGCCACCGACGGCGCCGAGGTCGTGCTGTCCTTCGCCGAGAAGTACGGCGACACCGACTTCCGGTTCGAGTACTCCCCCGAGTCCTACACCGGCACCGAGCTGTCCTACGCCGCCGAGGTGTGCAACGCGGTGGCCGGGATCTGGCAGCCGACGCCCGAGCGGCCGATGATCGTCAACCTGCCCGCGACCGTCGAGATGGCCACGCCGAACGTCTACGCCGACTCGATCGAGTGGATGCACCGCAACCTGGACAACCGGGACTCGCTGGTGCTGAGCCTGCACCCGCACAACGACCGGGGCACCGGCGTCGCGGCGGCCGAGCTGGGCTACCTGGCCGGGGCCGACCGCATCGAGGGCTGCCTGTTCGGCAACGGCGAGCGCACCGGCAACGTCGACCTGGTCACGCTGGGGATGAACCTGTTCAGCCAGGGCATCGACCCGCAGATCGACTTCTCCGACATCGACGAGATCCGGCGCACGGTCGAGTACTGCAACCAGCTGCCCGTCGCCGAGCGCCACCCGTGGGGCGGCGACCTGGTGTTCACCGCGTTCTCCGGCAGCCACCAGGACGCGATCAACAAGGGCTTCGACGCCATGCGCGCCGACGCCGACGCCGCAGGCGTGGGGGTCGACGACCACCCGTGGGAGGTCCCGTACCTGCCGATCGACCCGAAGGACATCGGCCGGTCGTACGAGGCGGTCATCCGGGTCAACTCGCAGTCCGGCAAGGGCGGCGTGGCCTACGTGATGAAGACCGAGCACCAGCTCAAGCTGCCGCGCAGGCTGCAGATCGAGTTCTCGCAGGTCATCCAGGCTGTCACCGACAGCGAGGGCGGCGAGGTCAGCCCGAAGGAGATGTGGGACGTCTTCGCCGGCGAGTACCTGGACCGGGTCTCCCCGCTGCGCCTGCGCCGCAGCCGCATCTCCGACGACGGCGAGGGCCGCGACGAGATCACGGCGACGGTCGGCGTCGAGGGCGAGGACCACGAGATCACCGGTGCGGGCAACGGCCCGATCGCGGCGTTCGTCGACGGTCTGGCCAGCGTGGGCTACGACGTCCGGGTGCTCGACTACTCCGAGCACGCCCTGACCTCCGGCGACGACGCCCGCGCGGCGGCATACGTCGAGTGCGCGGTGGGCGACCAGGTCCTGTGGGGCGTGGCGATCGACAGCTCCATCGTCACCGCCTCGCTGCGGGCCGTGGTGTCCGCGGTGAACCGGGCGCACAAGTAG
- a CDS encoding nitroreductase family protein translates to MPSDLGPTDPDLHPLIKARWSPRALDPSGVVPEEAMRRMLEAARWAPSYGNTQPARYLVGMRGTPTFDRIFGQLNRGNQAWTVNAGALLIACAATVNPKGEVPYAEYGVGLATENLVLQAVAEGLVAHQMAGFDKAGIAAEFDLPGDIRPLVAVAVGVLGPPELLPPEKRERETRPRKRLPLSDLAFTEWGTPF, encoded by the coding sequence ATGCCATCTGACCTTGGGCCCACCGACCCTGACCTGCACCCGCTGATCAAGGCGCGCTGGAGTCCGCGCGCGCTCGACCCTTCCGGTGTCGTGCCGGAGGAGGCGATGCGGCGGATGCTGGAGGCGGCCCGGTGGGCGCCGTCGTATGGCAACACCCAGCCCGCGCGTTACCTGGTGGGGATGCGGGGGACGCCGACGTTCGACCGGATCTTCGGGCAGCTCAACCGGGGAAACCAGGCGTGGACGGTCAACGCGGGCGCGCTCCTGATCGCCTGCGCGGCGACGGTGAACCCCAAGGGTGAGGTGCCGTACGCGGAGTACGGCGTGGGGCTGGCGACGGAGAACCTGGTGTTGCAGGCGGTGGCCGAGGGGCTGGTCGCGCACCAGATGGCGGGGTTCGACAAGGCGGGGATCGCGGCGGAGTTCGACCTTCCCGGGGACATCAGGCCGCTGGTGGCGGTGGCGGTCGGCGTGCTCGGACCGCCGGAGCTGCTCCCACCGGAGAAGCGGGAACGCGAGACCCGGCCCCGGAAGCGGCTGCCGCTCTCCGACCTGGCTTTCACCGAGTGGGGCACGCCCTTCTAG
- a CDS encoding DUF2029 domain-containing protein, with protein sequence MSATDVAPASAEETTTAQPEVAPRRVRRWTARRITHVIAPGVIFLGIREFGLLILSWMAGRNDISTTDALKSWDGQWFLAIAGNGYAGVPSGLVDAFGKRSFETPLAFFPGYPTVVGWLSDLGFRLLPSALAVTVAFGVVCAYGLTRLGTIITGGSRTVGLILVALFAASPMAIVLSMAYSEAMFCALAVWALVFVLERQWIGAGLCCAAAGLVRPTASALILAVGLAALVAVFQRRDSWRPWLGGVLAPVGLIGYLAWVGVQTGEWDGWFALQRRGWDSEFDGGVATVRFTMDVLGNARSVLEVATVGLIVGALALLVIGWRRRLEWPLLVYAAGVLAMDLCSNGLMNSKARLMLPAFTLLIPIALALAKRRPSTVVLTLAGIAVASAWFGAYSITAWGYAI encoded by the coding sequence GTGTCTGCGACGGACGTGGCGCCCGCGAGCGCTGAGGAAACCACGACGGCACAGCCTGAGGTGGCCCCTAGGCGTGTGCGGCGGTGGACCGCCCGGCGGATCACCCACGTCATCGCACCCGGGGTGATCTTCCTCGGCATCCGCGAGTTCGGGCTGCTGATCCTGAGCTGGATGGCCGGCCGCAACGACATCTCGACGACCGACGCGCTCAAATCGTGGGACGGGCAGTGGTTCCTGGCGATCGCCGGGAACGGCTACGCCGGTGTCCCGTCCGGCCTGGTCGACGCGTTCGGCAAGCGCAGCTTCGAGACACCGCTCGCCTTCTTCCCCGGCTACCCGACCGTCGTCGGCTGGCTCAGCGACCTGGGGTTCCGGCTGCTGCCCTCGGCGCTGGCGGTGACCGTCGCCTTCGGTGTGGTGTGCGCGTACGGGCTGACGCGGCTGGGGACGATCATCACCGGCGGCTCCCGCACGGTCGGGCTGATCCTGGTCGCGCTGTTCGCCGCGTCGCCCATGGCGATCGTGCTGTCGATGGCGTACTCCGAGGCGATGTTCTGCGCGCTGGCCGTGTGGGCGCTGGTGTTCGTGCTCGAACGGCAGTGGATCGGGGCCGGGCTGTGCTGCGCGGCGGCGGGACTCGTACGGCCCACGGCGTCGGCGCTGATCCTGGCCGTGGGGCTGGCGGCGCTGGTGGCGGTGTTCCAGCGGCGCGACTCCTGGCGGCCTTGGCTGGGCGGGGTGCTCGCCCCGGTCGGGCTGATCGGCTACCTCGCGTGGGTCGGTGTGCAGACCGGTGAGTGGGACGGCTGGTTCGCCCTGCAGCGGCGGGGCTGGGACTCGGAGTTCGACGGCGGGGTCGCGACCGTCCGGTTCACGATGGACGTGCTCGGCAACGCGCGGTCGGTGCTGGAGGTGGCCACGGTCGGGCTGATCGTCGGCGCGCTGGCCCTGCTGGTCATCGGCTGGCGGCGGCGGCTGGAGTGGCCGCTGCTGGTGTACGCGGCCGGGGTGCTGGCGATGGACCTGTGCTCGAACGGGCTGATGAACTCCAAGGCCCGGCTGATGCTCCCGGCGTTCACGCTGCTGATCCCGATCGCCTTGGCGCTGGCCAAGCGGCGCCCGTCCACCGTGGTGCTCACGCTCGCCGGGATCGCGGTGGCGTCGGCGTGGTTCGGCGCGTACTCGATCACGGCCTGGGGCTATGCCATCTGA
- a CDS encoding aspartate kinase encodes MALVVQKYGGSSLENADRIKRVAERIVATRKAGNDVVVVCSAMGDTTDELLDLAKQVNPVPPEREMDMLLTAGERISNSLVAMAISALGAEARSFSGSQAGVITTSVHGKARIIDVTPGRVQAALDEGYIVLVAGFQGVSQDTKDITTLGRGGSDTTAVALAAALNADVCEIYTDVDGVYTADPRIVPDAKRLDRVTYEEMLEMAAGGAKVLMLRCVEYARRYGVPIHVRSSYSTKSGTIVAGSMEDLTVEQAMITGVAHDRSEAKVTVTGVPDHAGVAARIFRTVADSEIDIDMVLQNVSSTASGKTDITFTLSKSNGPTAVAALEKIREELGFSAVLYDDHIGKVSLVGAGMRSHPGVTATFCEALSKAGVNIEIINTSEIRISVLIRDTQLDEAVRAIHEAFDLGGDEQAVVYGGTGR; translated from the coding sequence GTGGCGCTCGTCGTCCAGAAGTACGGCGGATCCTCGCTGGAGAACGCCGACCGGATCAAACGGGTCGCCGAGCGGATCGTCGCGACGCGCAAAGCGGGGAACGACGTCGTAGTGGTCTGCTCCGCGATGGGTGACACCACCGACGAACTCCTCGACCTGGCCAAACAGGTGAACCCGGTCCCGCCGGAGCGCGAGATGGACATGCTGCTCACCGCGGGTGAGCGGATCTCCAACTCGCTCGTCGCGATGGCGATCAGCGCGCTCGGCGCCGAGGCCAGGTCGTTCTCCGGCTCCCAGGCGGGCGTGATCACCACGTCGGTCCACGGCAAGGCCCGGATCATCGACGTCACCCCCGGCCGCGTGCAGGCCGCGCTCGACGAGGGCTACATCGTCCTCGTCGCCGGCTTCCAGGGTGTCAGCCAGGACACCAAGGACATCACCACTCTGGGCCGCGGTGGTTCGGACACCACAGCGGTCGCTCTCGCCGCGGCGCTCAACGCCGACGTGTGCGAGATCTACACGGACGTGGACGGCGTCTACACCGCCGACCCGCGCATCGTGCCCGACGCCAAGCGCCTCGACCGCGTCACCTATGAGGAGATGCTGGAGATGGCCGCGGGCGGAGCCAAGGTGCTCATGCTCCGCTGCGTCGAGTACGCGCGCCGCTATGGCGTCCCGATCCATGTCCGCTCGTCGTACAGCACTAAGTCCGGCACGATCGTCGCCGGATCAATGGAGGACTTGACCGTGGAACAGGCGATGATCACCGGCGTCGCGCACGACCGGTCCGAGGCCAAGGTCACCGTGACCGGCGTCCCGGACCACGCGGGCGTGGCCGCCCGGATCTTCCGGACCGTGGCCGACAGCGAGATCGACATCGACATGGTGCTGCAGAACGTGTCCAGCACCGCGTCCGGCAAGACCGACATCACCTTCACCCTGTCCAAGAGCAACGGCCCCACGGCCGTGGCGGCGCTGGAGAAGATCCGCGAGGAGCTGGGCTTCTCCGCGGTGCTCTACGACGACCACATCGGCAAGGTCTCGCTGGTCGGCGCCGGGATGCGGTCGCACCCGGGTGTCACGGCGACCTTCTGTGAGGCGCTGTCCAAGGCGGGCGTGAACATCGAGATCATCAACACCTCGGAGATCCGGATCTCGGTCCTGATCCGCGACACGCAGCTCGATGAGGCTGTGCGCGCGATCCACGAGGCGTTCGACCTCGGCGGCGACGAGCAGGCCGTCGTGTATGGGGGGACTGGACGATGA
- a CDS encoding aspartate-semialdehyde dehydrogenase, translating into MSKPTLALVGATGAVGTVMIDIMNGRKEWPWGEVRLIASPRSAGKKITVRGEELTVIALAPEVFDGVDVAMFDVPDEVSAQWAPIAAERGAVAVDNSGAFRMDADVPLVVPEVNSDKIADRPRGIIANPNCTTLSMMAAIGALHREFQLQELVVASYQAASGAGQDGIDRLQAEYAAVAGKDLGGKAGDVREALAAAGLSQEGSPFPAPLALNVIPWAGSLKEDGWASEELKVRNESRKILGIEDLKVSATCVRVPVVTTHSLAVHARFAEPVTVEQARAIFSAQPSVVLVDDPEKGQFPTPADVVGGDPTYVGRIRQALDFPNTLDFFVCGDNLRKGAALNTYEIAEQLAKR; encoded by the coding sequence ATGAGCAAGCCGACGCTGGCCCTGGTCGGCGCCACCGGCGCCGTGGGCACCGTGATGATCGACATCATGAACGGCCGCAAGGAATGGCCGTGGGGTGAGGTCCGGCTGATCGCGTCGCCGCGGTCGGCGGGCAAGAAGATCACCGTGCGCGGCGAGGAGCTGACGGTGATCGCCCTGGCGCCGGAGGTCTTCGACGGCGTCGACGTGGCGATGTTCGACGTGCCCGACGAGGTGTCCGCGCAGTGGGCCCCCATCGCCGCCGAGCGCGGCGCGGTCGCGGTCGACAACTCGGGCGCGTTCCGCATGGACGCCGATGTGCCGCTGGTGGTGCCGGAGGTCAACAGCGACAAGATCGCCGACCGCCCCCGGGGCATCATCGCCAACCCGAACTGCACGACCCTGTCGATGATGGCCGCCATCGGCGCGCTGCACCGCGAGTTCCAGCTCCAGGAGCTTGTGGTGGCCTCCTACCAGGCGGCTTCGGGCGCGGGCCAGGACGGAATCGACCGCCTCCAGGCCGAGTACGCCGCCGTCGCGGGCAAGGACCTGGGCGGCAAGGCAGGCGACGTCCGCGAGGCGCTCGCGGCGGCCGGCCTGTCGCAGGAGGGCTCGCCTTTCCCGGCCCCGCTCGCGCTGAACGTCATCCCGTGGGCGGGCTCGCTCAAGGAGGACGGCTGGGCCAGCGAGGAGCTGAAGGTCCGCAACGAGTCCCGCAAGATCCTCGGCATCGAGGACCTGAAGGTCTCGGCGACGTGTGTGCGCGTCCCAGTGGTCACCACGCACTCGCTCGCCGTCCACGCGCGGTTCGCCGAGCCGGTGACGGTGGAGCAGGCGCGCGCGATCTTCTCGGCGCAGCCGTCGGTGGTCTTGGTGGACGACCCGGAGAAGGGCCAGTTCCCGACCCCGGCCGACGTGGTGGGCGGCGACCCGACCTATGTCGGACGCATCCGCCAGGCGCTGGACTTCCCGAACACCCTGGACTTCTTCGTCTGCGGTGACAACCTGCGCAAGGGCGCGGCGCTCAACACCTACGAGATCGCCGAGCAGCTGGCCAAGCGCTAA
- a CDS encoding LPXTG cell wall anchor domain-containing protein, producing MSLFRHARLTAATCAAVAVGMLFTAPAHAQPSEPAPSSVSAEPSAPVSEPAPEPSTVPSAPTDLVQPPNNADSAQALSFAVEATLDKASYQTGDPVKATLKITNTTAGPLTASSYPASDTGISFRYESLRALHAGIKIDAGKTYTHKLDGFAADPNATSAVFVGHVTPRESGHHSTGFTVTAPLKQVHGKIAGVVYLDKNGNETIDAGELVADADVTAGNNHFGDDRQTVKTDAAGRFAFDRLAPVEYSLSTKVDDWTFRYTTVKVDLSNGNLDLKLRGVRPFGEGLTASLKFKQDSYKPGDTAHLVVTLTNIGTIPMAGVHAVCHRSGEGPGLKGTGAGWGDLAWNRKGVSIAPGKTETFQVSETIPVAYGDYGVVFAGCDFGWDGDGNPEAVDYARLITNATGTVRTTVFQDGDGNGWPEEGETMAGIDVQLVEPDTAKVVATARTNDKGVAEFKDAPAGIYSTDVKGPWTVVNAEDRDVLVKGNGCWYTCDFPVQVTPGPDDEPTPDPVTTPPTAPPAAPAPQARSGNLADTGANVIWLSVGGLATLLAGAVFLIAANRRRTKAN from the coding sequence ATGTCCTTATTCCGCCATGCCCGCCTCACGGCCGCCACGTGCGCCGCCGTGGCCGTGGGAATGCTGTTCACCGCACCGGCCCACGCCCAACCGAGCGAGCCCGCGCCGTCGTCGGTGTCGGCCGAACCCTCGGCCCCGGTGTCCGAGCCCGCGCCGGAACCGTCCACCGTGCCCAGCGCACCCACCGACCTGGTGCAGCCGCCGAACAACGCCGATTCCGCCCAGGCGCTGTCATTCGCGGTGGAGGCCACGCTCGACAAGGCCTCCTACCAGACCGGTGACCCGGTCAAGGCCACACTCAAGATCACCAACACGACGGCGGGCCCGCTCACGGCATCGTCCTACCCGGCGTCCGACACCGGCATCAGCTTTCGGTATGAGAGCTTGCGCGCGCTCCACGCCGGCATCAAGATCGACGCAGGCAAGACCTATACCCACAAGCTTGACGGGTTCGCAGCCGATCCGAACGCCACCTCCGCGGTCTTCGTGGGTCACGTCACGCCGCGCGAATCCGGCCACCATTCGACCGGCTTCACTGTGACCGCCCCGCTCAAGCAGGTCCACGGCAAGATCGCGGGCGTCGTCTACCTCGACAAGAACGGCAACGAGACGATCGACGCCGGTGAGCTGGTGGCCGACGCCGACGTGACGGCGGGCAATAACCACTTCGGCGATGACCGCCAAACCGTCAAGACCGACGCCGCCGGCCGGTTCGCCTTCGACCGGCTCGCTCCAGTCGAGTACTCGCTGTCGACCAAGGTCGACGACTGGACGTTCCGGTACACGACGGTGAAGGTCGACCTGTCCAACGGCAACCTGGACCTCAAGCTGCGCGGTGTCCGACCGTTCGGCGAGGGACTGACGGCGTCGCTCAAGTTCAAGCAGGACAGCTACAAGCCGGGCGACACCGCCCACCTCGTCGTCACACTGACGAACATCGGCACCATCCCGATGGCCGGCGTCCACGCGGTCTGCCACCGCAGCGGTGAAGGTCCCGGCCTGAAGGGGACCGGCGCGGGCTGGGGCGACCTCGCCTGGAACCGCAAGGGTGTCAGCATCGCACCGGGCAAGACCGAGACCTTCCAGGTCAGCGAGACCATCCCGGTCGCCTACGGGGACTACGGCGTCGTCTTCGCCGGCTGCGACTTCGGCTGGGACGGCGACGGCAACCCTGAGGCCGTCGACTACGCCCGGCTGATCACCAACGCCACCGGGACCGTGCGCACCACCGTCTTCCAGGACGGCGACGGAAACGGATGGCCCGAGGAGGGCGAGACCATGGCCGGTATCGACGTGCAGTTGGTCGAGCCGGACACGGCCAAGGTCGTGGCGACCGCGCGCACCAACGACAAGGGCGTCGCCGAGTTCAAGGACGCTCCCGCCGGGATCTACTCCACCGACGTCAAGGGGCCGTGGACCGTCGTCAACGCCGAGGACCGTGACGTTCTGGTGAAGGGCAACGGCTGCTGGTACACCTGCGACTTCCCCGTCCAGGTGACGCCGGGACCGGACGACGAGCCCACGCCGGACCCCGTGACGACCCCGCCCACCGCGCCCCCGGCCGCGCCCGCTCCGCAGGCGCGGTCCGGAAACCTGGCCGACACCGGCGCGAACGTGATCTGGCTGTCCGTCGGTGGCCTGGCCACGCTGCTCGCCGGAGCGGTGTTCCTGATCGCCGCGAACCGCAGGCGCACCAAGGCGAACTGA
- a CDS encoding DUF397 domain-containing protein, producing MHAEWRKSSFSGAGQADYVEIAYSATVRVRDSKNPTGGTLRFPASAWDPARLTCSEWPNPVRPTAIA from the coding sequence ATGCACGCTGAGTGGCGGAAATCGAGCTTCAGCGGTGCCGGCCAAGCCGACTATGTGGAGATCGCCTACTCAGCCACCGTGCGCGTCCGGGACTCCAAGAACCCCACCGGCGGCACGCTCCGCTTCCCCGCGAGCGCCTGGGATCCGGCACGCCTGACCTGCTCCGAATGGCCCAATCCCGTGCGCCCGACCGCGATCGCGTGA